The DNA sequence TGAGTTAGAGGTAGTTAGAGTGTTCATTGGAAGGATTGACCGACGGACATTCTTGCAATATCAGACCCTCCttttagcgccaaaatgttagcaGAAATCATCGTCGACATCTGAGTTAACTCGACATAGTCCAAACTCGAGGGCACAGGAGTATCCAAGGTGGAAGCTCCGAGCTTCGAAGGCATCACCTACACTAAAACTAGGGTCGAAAAAAGTTTCTTGACCTAGTCTCTTCGACCTCAAGTTAATCAATGAGGTATTTAAGTGGGTGTGGGGTTTTCTTAGGAAGAGAGCCCCCTTAACATAGCGTTGGAAATTAACCTTTATACCTGGCCTTGAAGATGATAACCTATAACCATTCCAACGTTCCCCTCTTGATATTTTGTATACCTGGGTGATAGAAGAAAAATAACTTCAAATGGCCTGTCTTGAAATTTTATCTACGTGGATAGACGGATGAAGGATgatctaattttttttcataataattttatatgatatttttatatcgGATGAtgaggtataagaagtttgaggtTTTGCACCTAAAAGACACGACTCCATCAGTTTGTCTTGCAGACTCAAACTTGAGCACTTGCAAACACGGTGCAACATCACTGACCCACAGACTGACATGTAAAGTTCACATGCACACAGACACATCAAGGAACTGCAGAGGACATCACTAGCCATCTTCAAGCAGTAGGACCGACCACTTGTGTCCTCTGATGTTTAAACCTAAGCAAGATGACATTACGGACAATGAATTGTGGAAGATGGAAGGGACGAGAGTCACCTGCTGCTGCAGAAGATAACATCCTGTAGCTGAGGCTGGGCTCCACCCCCAAGCTTATCTTCTGGATCAGACCATTATCTTTGCACATCACCAAACACACAAAAAGTTGAATATACGCAACTTTTTGACATAATTCCCCTAGCAAAGAGGACTTATGCTTCTAACCTAAAGCTTTATTTGACATATCTTGATCTATGAACCATGCACCATAAACCAGCAAAACAGCAGGAAATGAACCAAAGAAACCAAGGCCAGTGATGCAAAAGGTAAAGCTGACCTTCATATGGTGTACATTAGATTTCTCAGAAGAATGTCAAGGTTCCCCTTTACGAGTCGCTGCTTCTGGTTCATGAATTACAAGTTACTTAAGAAACAACATCGTAATGTGGGACAATGAAAACTATAGATCTTGGTGAAATGAGGTATACAACTGACAAGAAAAACCAACTATTTTGCTTCCTCGAATGAAAGGAATTAATAGAAGTCCTGCGGTTTTCCAATCTTTATGTTCTCCTCTGTCAAAAAGCTTGTGATTGCATTCTTCTGCCAGCCTTTAAAGCTCCTGCACTCTCAAACAATCATTATGTTAACCAAACTATTCTCAGATATTGAATCCAACAAAACGAAGATTAAAAGCAGACAACATTAGCAAAAAAACCAAAGTAGCTTAATTAATAATTTCCTAAAGCTGCTTTAACATCCATGATTGCCATAAAAAACTGAACTGACAACCAAAAGATGCACACCATAATAACAGAAGATAGATGGGTATATAAGAAAAACTGAAAAAATTTCAGGAAATGCTTTACTGCTTAATTAATTCATTAGAGGTGCCTGGTTAACATAAGGATTTGATGAACTATCATATCATTCACAATGCTAACGAaatccaagcatgatgcattttcAGATGAATTATGCTAAGatgatgaaaacaaaaaaaaatgtatttgGTCTTCTATATCTCAAGAATATCTTACTCTTTCATATAATGACTGGATTCCCATGATTGCTCAATCTAAATCAAATTTACTAATTGGTTAAAGTCTGAACATTGTTCCCAATCCATTTTCAATCCTCACACATATTGGATTAAACCTAAATcacattatttctttttttttcacacaCTAGGTTCCTCGGTGTAATCTTCAGAACCATCTTCATCTCTATTTCCTTCATGTTCAGACAGATTTCTAAGACTTGTTTGTCAGGTAAGGAAAAAAGTCCACTAAATAGGCTTTAACCATCTTCTGAGAGCTTCATCAAGATAACCCTTTCAACTCATCCTTTGTTTAGGATTGCAGATTGCATGTTGCTCTTCATCATGATGGGAACCAGCAAGCTAACCATCGTTGCTTAAGTCTGAACATCCTTTGAGATCTTGATCATGGTGGGTGCTGGAAGAGATTGGTGTCCTTAGATTTTTAGTTCTTGCAAATATTGGATCATAAAGCCTACATTGCTTTTTTTAATCCGTTGCTAGGTTGCTTGGTGTGATCTTCACAACCATCTTCATCTCCTTCATGCTCAGATAGATTTCAAGGCTTGTCAGTCTGGTAACAGGCAATAGGTCCACAATATAGGCTCTTATGTCCTTCTGAGCTTCATCAAGATAACCCATTCAACTCATCCCTTGTTCATGAGCTGTTCTTACTAAATCTATAATTGTCCTCGACGAGCCTTTATAGCTTGTATTCTATTTACCACATTGAGTTCTTATCACTTGCACAAAAGACCTTTCTGAAACGAAGGAAACATAGATGGGTACATCAACGGACTCTGGTAAAAAAGGTAAAATACTTGGaaattttcattttaagttaTTATACAaactaaacttaatattaacTAAACAAAACCTGGGTGCATCAAGTATTGAAATGCATAAAAGACCAAGCAGAGATGAAATACAAGCCCAATaagaaattaataaataaaaaatgaaagagaaTATTGATTTTCGATAATTCATATCACTCATACATACTTATGATCAAGATGTGCTATGACTTCTCCTCCTGGAAATGCCAACTTAGTAGCCTCATATGAAACTTTGATAGCTTGCTTCCATGCACCTCCAATACATTTCTCACCATTTTCTCCTTTTTGCCGATTAGGATCTTCCATTGGTAGAGAATATCCGGATAGCAGGTGACCTACCCAGACACCATCTTTCCTGAACttatattataattcataaaTCAGTAAAATGTGGCAATTATATATTCCCTGCATCAAAGTTTTCTGAAAAAAAGAATGCAATACCAAACCAACACCGGCGGAAAGTTAGCACCACCGGGACTCAAGCAGTAAGTaaccaaaataataattaataccaCTGACATACATCCTTTCCTAATTGAGCTTTGGAATCAAAAGTTGATGGTTGAATTTTACATTTGCATGAAGGTAGAAATCAACTatcctgatttattttgaaattttagTTAAATTACATGTCACCAGTGAAAAAAGCTGCAATAAGAAACTTGAACAAAATAATACTGAATCATATATGCAAAAACACAAAATTGATATTCTCGGAAGTAAGTGCTATTAATacgtatatgtcaaaagaaagaatagaaattgtgAGTCTTCTGGTACTTCAGAAGAAACAATTGCCTACCACTTTCATGTGATCCTGTGTTCTTGCAAGATAGTTTTGACGAAATTCAGACAAGCAAAATTATCATCAGAAAGATGCATACTTAAATGAGTTAaaaattttgacaaaaaaaattgaACAAAATAATAGATCTGTGAATCCATTATTAACTGACAACTACATTTATGATAGAGAACATATTGAAGATTAACCAATCAAACTAATTTCAGGATACTTCCTAACCAATTCATTAATTGTCAAAGGCAGTATGACTAATTTAAAGGTCTCTAGATATAGTCTGATGGAACAGATATCAACAAAGCAAGCAGGCTTCTTTGTAGATTTCTGCCATGACAGTCTTCACAACCAAACAGAAATAACAGAAGGGTACTCATTCAAATGAAATTATGGTTAACTTTAGAAACTCTATGCGATCAGACACTGTAAAATTCCAACACCATGTTATGGTAAGATTATAGAGTCTTGTTGCTTACCAAACGATATCCATATGACGAGGCACATAATGACCACCTCCTATCCCCAAGAGAACGTTGTCACCATTATTTTCTCTGCATCAAAGGACATTCAAGATTCAACTTAATGCATATAACATATTAACATGTATCTAAATAGTGGATAAAGATGAGCAACTTTTTGTGCGTTATCATCTGTTACACAAGAAACCTAAGTTACATGCATATACCTCAAGAGTCAAGACATACAAACTCAAGTCCTGTCTCTAgcaaacatatgagatattttggTCCTAGCAAGGCCCTTTTCAATATTCTGGCCCCAAAGATTGTAATCAATATTGTCGTATACATAGTTTTTACTTGTATAACGTACACTACCACCATATGGTACCTGCTCCAGTTTCCGACACCAGAACCTCCTCCAAGACCAAGTCCTTCCCAGAGAAGCTGCAAAATATCAGGATAAAATGATTTTGGAACTATTAGAAATTTGGATGGAATCAATCAGAACTTTAATTAAAATGGTATACAAAAAGTACAATGAGTAATCACTGCAATGGTCAAttttactcaaaaaaaaaaaatcatgtagcGAGAAATGGTCATAGAAAACTTTTATGCAAAATATTAAAATCAATTTTTTACATGTGGAGAATCTTCTTGGAAATAGTTAAGGTAATAAAAGCTCACTTAACTAAAGCAATAGCTTGAGCAGCATCTTGCCTCCCCCAGTATTCCTCTGTGCTCCCTACAAGAATTACAGGAGTGCATAAAAAAGATGGGCTCTTGTACTATCAATAAAAAGCTTTTAATATCCACAATCCTACTTTCATCAATATCTTggtaattttcgattttcattttTTGTGACCGTTCGGCATACATTTGCACTTGTCATAaccatatattttaattttacccATCATGCCGTGTGCTAAAAAAAAAAGTGATGCTGGGATTATTCTGACTGCCACAAGCCAACAGCTACATTGGCACATCTCAGTCAATACAGCAGAACATCGTTGAATTTCAAGCTCAAAAccgtgtaacaaaagttacacctTCATATTTCACAGCTTTGATTTGATCCCAACACCTAGGATAAACCTTGGGCATTTTTTATAATAAAGCGACTATGTTCTTTGCCACATAGGCAATCAATACTAATGTGAAAAACTTATAGGTTTTAAATGTTTAATTATTAATAACTCAATTCCTTTAATGTAATTGGCATCAGGGTAATTGTTTAATAAAAAGACCTGCTAAGTGACTGACCAAACCAATCATCTACTACATCCATCCAAAATCATGAAGAAATTACAATACCAATCTCCAGGAACATGGTGGGTGTATTAACcactggtccatgatgagttgcttccaaagtaatctgcaaaaagaaagaaaacatcaaGAACTTAAATCATAACCCGAGAAATGACTTGTATGCACAGATAGTCCGATACCCTATCCAACATCCACCCCATGATATGAACATACTCCTTTACATTTTACAACACCATCCCATCCCTTCTATTCAACCAAATAACCTTTTCAACATCATCCCATAAATTATTACTCATAAAGTATATGATACATTAtcctgtaatttttttttaaaatgtctAGGTGTGTAGGAAGCACTAGTAGCGTAACACTACTCGAATAAATGTAGCAAACAGGATGGCAACATGGAGTTCAAGCAccaaaaacaagaaaaacaaTCTCTTTCTGTTCCTTGCTCTCCTAGCAAAAGTATTTTTGTACAGAAATCATGATTTGTTGATGTTAATCCAATGATCCCCTCATCTATTTTATATTTGTAATCAGGAAGTATATAAGACAAAAATGAGAAGGATATTTTTATCTCCCAAAATAACAGAATATCCTTGTGAATATTATTTGAGGTAGGTTGTTCTTGTGTTTGAGTTGCCCAGGAAATAAAGCAGGATACACCAAGGAATTAAGAATGCATAGATCCAAATTCAACATAATCCAATTATGTTTTGTCTTATCTTTTAGAAATATTTTTCGACAACTCTAAGGTTCATAAgtgttctttaaagaatatttctAATATGGTACTTACGGATGGAACATATACTTCCATCGAAAGTATACATGCAGTATAAAATTGGTAGCTGCACTAAATGAAATAAACATTCTAAAAAAATCGCTCAATCTTATTCAGTACAACGACTTAATTTTCACGTTCTTATTGCAGGAGAACAACTTCGCcctaaagaaaagaaatataggacATGAACAAAAGCAAGTGAAC is a window from the Musa acuminata AAA Group cultivar baxijiao chromosome BXJ2-1, Cavendish_Baxijiao_AAA, whole genome shotgun sequence genome containing:
- the LOC103993711 gene encoding D-aminoacyl-tRNA deacylase, with amino-acid sequence MVTLVVATAADPASVGPASSFLAMPGWNPGPSIAIGMESFANGSVRLLKHERSIVAEDDLDRRWEAATGEPVDEVIFLSRHTAVSNRPALTVHPIGVPHIREGEPLPQGGRPCWAGPPNPRVGPWLRLMKKIAEANGLIPEFEITLEATHHGPVVNTPTMFLEIGSTEEYWGRQDAAQAIALLLWEGLGLGGGSGVGNWSRENNGDNVLLGIGGGHYVPRHMDIVWKDGVWVGHLLSGYSLPMEDPNRQKGENGEKCIGGAWKQAIKVSYEATKLAFPGGEVIAHLDHKSFKGWQKNAITSFLTEENIKIGKPQDFY